In Streptococcus sp. SN-1, a single genomic region encodes these proteins:
- a CDS encoding CoA-binding protein, translating to MSQEFINPSDGVIRQYLATSKTLAVVGLSDREETTSNRVSKEMQARGYKIIPVNPKAAGDEILGEKAYASLADIPFPVDIVNVYRRSEFLPDVARDFLKADAKIFWAQLGLENLEAEEILRAGGCDDIVMNRCIKREHTRLIEEA from the coding sequence ATGAGTCAAGAATTTATCAATCCAAGTGATGGCGTGATTCGTCAGTATCTAGCAACGAGTAAAACCCTTGCTGTGGTGGGTTTGTCTGACCGTGAGGAAACAACCAGCAATCGAGTGAGCAAGGAAATGCAGGCGCGGGGTTATAAAATTATCCCAGTCAATCCCAAGGCGGCAGGTGACGAAATCTTGGGTGAAAAGGCTTATGCCAGCCTAGCTGATATTCCTTTTCCTGTAGATATTGTCAATGTTTACCGCCGCAGTGAGTTTTTGCCAGATGTGGCGCGTGATTTTCTCAAGGCTGATGCTAAGATTTTTTGGGCGCAGCTAGGACTTGAAAATCTAGAAGCGGAAGAGATCTTGCGTGCTGGTGGATGCGATGACATTGTGATGAATCGCTGCATCAAGAGAGAACATACACGCTTGATTGAGGAAGCATAA
- a CDS encoding bacteriocin immunity protein has translation MKFVKSILKVWPEIMVLLSSMSYIIIRLVADINKVSLPTCFDNFNIPTIALFMMVFILLYRSKEKRMDKFEAVDAL, from the coding sequence ATGAAATTTGTTAAATCAATACTGAAAGTTTGGCCTGAAATTATGGTATTACTTAGTTCAATGTCTTATATCATCATCAGATTAGTAGCTGACATAAATAAAGTATCTTTACCTACTTGCTTTGATAATTTCAATATACCAACGATTGCATTATTTATGATGGTCTTCATTCTTTTATACAGAAGTAAAGAAAAAAGAATGGATAAATTTGAGGCAGTAGACGCTCTATAG
- a CDS encoding bacteriocin immunity protein yields MNSRNLNLNTLLPKLATICPLLGITLNVALHVIRTGSLVSFNWQWTLVGLIFAGYFGIFRKDLSKNNQNYK; encoded by the coding sequence ATGAACAGTCGCAACCTTAATCTCAATACATTGTTACCTAAACTAGCCACGATATGTCCTTTGTTGGGAATAACTCTTAATGTCGCGCTTCATGTGATTCGTACAGGTTCGTTAGTATCCTTTAATTGGCAATGGACTTTAGTTGGTTTGATTTTCGCAGGATATTTTGGTATTTTTCGCAAAGATTTGTCAAAAAATAATCAAAACTATAAATGA
- the plsX gene encoding phosphate acyltransferase PlsX, with amino-acid sequence MKKIAVDAMGGDYAPQAIVEGVNQALADFSDIEVQLYGDEAKIKQYLTATERVSIIHTDEKIDSDDEPTRAIRKKKNASMVLAAKAVKEGEADAVLSAGNTGALLAAGFFIVGRIKNIDRPGLMSTLPTVDGKGFDMLDLGANAENTAQHLHQYAVLGYFYAKNVRGIAQPRVGLLNNGTESSKGDPLRKETYELLVADESLNFIGNVEARDLMNGIADVVVADGFTGNAVLKSIEGTAMGIMGLLKTAITGGGLRAKLGALLLKDSLRGLKKQLNYSDVGGAVLFGVKAPVVKTHGSSDAKAVYSTIRQIRTMLETDVVSQTAREFSGE; translated from the coding sequence ATGAAAAAAATCGCAGTAGATGCTATGGGGGGCGATTACGCACCTCAAGCCATCGTTGAGGGTGTCAATCAAGCCCTGGCTGACTTTTCAGATATTGAGGTTCAACTCTACGGAGATGAAGCTAAAATCAAGCAATATCTGACAGCGACAGAGCGCGTCAGCATTATCCATACGGATGAGAAGATTGATTCAGACGATGAACCTACGAGAGCAATTCGGAAGAAGAAGAATGCCAGTATGGTATTGGCGGCCAAGGCTGTCAAAGAAGGCGAAGCAGATGCTGTTCTTTCGGCTGGGAATACAGGCGCTTTGTTGGCTGCAGGATTCTTCATCGTGGGTCGTATCAAGAACATCGATCGACCAGGGCTTATGTCGACCTTGCCAACTGTAGATGGAAAAGGTTTTGACATGCTAGACCTCGGTGCTAATGCAGAAAATACAGCCCAGCACCTCCATCAATACGCGGTTCTAGGTTATTTCTATGCCAAGAATGTTCGTGGCATTGCTCAACCACGTGTTGGTTTGCTCAACAACGGAACAGAGAGTAGCAAGGGTGATCCGCTTCGTAAGGAAACTTATGAATTATTAGTGGCTGATGAAAGTTTGAACTTTATCGGAAATGTGGAAGCGCGTGATTTAATGAATGGCATTGCGGATGTTGTCGTGGCAGATGGTTTCACGGGAAACGCTGTGCTCAAATCCATTGAAGGGACAGCCATGGGAATCATGGGCTTGCTCAAGACCGCTATTACAGGTGGTGGCCTTCGAGCGAAACTAGGCGCACTCCTTCTCAAGGATAGCCTCAGAGGCTTGAAAAAACAGCTCAACTACTCAGATGTTGGTGGAGCAGTCTTGTTTGGTGTCAAGGCACCTGTTGTCAAGACTCATGGCTCAAGCGATGCCAAGGCTGTTTATAGTACGATTCGCCAGATTCGTACCATGCTAGAAACAGACGTAGTTTCCCAGACTGCGCGTGAATTTTCAGGAGAATAA
- the comA gene encoding peptide cleavage/export ABC transporter ComA, whose translation MKFGKRHYRPQVDQMDCGVASLAMVFGYYGSYYSLAHLRELAKTTMDGTTALGLVKVAEEIGFETRAIKADMTLFDLPDLTFPFVAHVLKEGKLLHYYVVTGQEKDSIYIADPDPGVKLTKLPRERFAEEWTGVTLFMAPSPDYKPHKDQKNGLLSFIPILVKQRGLIANIVLATLLVTVINIVGSYYLQSIIDTYVPDQMRSTLGIISIGLVIVYILQQILSYAQEYLLLVLGQRLSIDVILSYIKHVFHLPMSFFATRRTGEIVSRFTDANSIIDALASTILSIFLDVSTVVIISLVLFSQNTNLFFMTLLALPIYTVIIFAFMKPFEKMNRDTMEANAVLSSSIIEDINGIETIKSLTSESQRYQKIDKEFVDYLKKSFTYSRAESQQKALKKVAHLLLNVGILWMGAVLVMDGKMSLGQLITYNTLLVYFTNPLENIINLQTKLQTAQVANNRLNEVYLVASEFEEKKTVEDLSLMKGDMTFKNVHYKYGYGRDVLSDINLTIPQGSKVAFVGISGSGKTTLAKMMVNFYNPSQGEISLGGVNLNQIDKKALRQYINYLPQQPYVFNGTILENLLLGAKEGTTQEDILRAVELAEIREDIERMPLNYQTELTSDGAGISGGQRQRIALARALLTDAPVLILDEATSSLDILTEKRIVDNLMALDKTLIFIAHRLTIAERTEKVVVLDQGKIVEEGKHADLLAQGGFYAHLVNS comes from the coding sequence ATGAAATTTGGGAAACGTCACTATCGTCCGCAGGTGGATCAGATGGACTGCGGTGTAGCTTCATTAGCCATGGTTTTTGGCTACTATGGTAGTTATTATTCTTTGGCTCACTTGCGAGAATTGGCTAAGACGACCATGGATGGGACGACGGCTTTGGGCTTGGTCAAGGTGGCAGAGGAGATTGGTTTTGAGACGCGGGCCATCAAGGCGGATATGACGCTTTTTGACTTGCCAGATCTGACTTTTCCTTTTGTTGCCCATGTGCTTAAGGAAGGAAAATTGCTCCACTACTATGTGGTGACTGGGCAGGAGAAGGACAGCATTTATATTGCAGATCCAGATCCTGGGGTGAAATTGACCAAACTGCCACGTGAGCGTTTTGCGGAAGAATGGACAGGAGTGACTCTGTTTATGGCCCCTAGTCCAGACTACAAGCCTCATAAGGATCAAAAGAATGGTTTGCTCTCTTTTATCCCTATATTAGTGAAGCAGCGTGGCTTGATTGCCAATATCGTTTTGGCGACGCTCTTGGTAACCGTGATTAATATTGTGGGTTCTTATTATCTGCAGTCTATCATTGATACCTATGTGCCAGATCAGATGCGTTCGACGCTTGGGATTATTTCTATTGGGCTGGTTATCGTCTATATTCTCCAGCAGATCTTGTCTTATGCTCAAGAGTATCTCTTGCTTGTTTTGGGGCAACGCTTGTCGATTGACGTGATTTTGTCCTATATCAAGCATGTTTTTCACCTGCCTATGTCCTTTTTTGCGACACGTCGGACAGGGGAAATCGTGTCTCGTTTTACAGATGCTAACAGTATTATCGATGCGCTGGCTTCGACCATCCTTTCGATTTTCCTAGATGTGTCAACGGTTGTCATTATTTCTCTTGTTTTATTTTCACAAAATACCAATCTCTTTTTCATGACTTTATTGGCACTTCCTATCTATACAGTGATTATCTTTGCTTTTATGAAGCCGTTTGAAAAGATGAATCGGGATACCATGGAAGCCAATGCGGTTCTGTCTTCTTCTATCATTGAGGACATCAACGGTATTGAGACTATTAAGTCTTTGACCAGTGAAAGTCAACGTTACCAAAAGATTGACAAGGAATTTGTGGATTATCTGAAAAAATCCTTTACCTATAGTCGGGCAGAGAGTCAGCAAAAGGCTCTGAAAAAAGTTGCCCATCTCTTGCTCAATGTCGGCATTCTCTGGATGGGGGCTGTTCTGGTTATGGATGGCAAGATGAGTTTGGGGCAGTTGATTACCTATAATACCTTGTTGGTTTACTTTACCAATCCTTTGGAGAATATCATCAATCTGCAAACCAAGCTTCAGACAGCGCAGGTTGCCAATAACCGTCTAAATGAGGTTTATCTGGTAGCTTCTGAGTTTGAGGAGAAGAAAACAGTTGAGGATCTGAGCTTGATGAAGGGAGATATGACCTTCAAGAATGTTCACTATAAGTATGGTTATGGTAGAGACGTCTTGTCGGATATCAATTTGACCATTCCTCAAGGGTCTAAGGTGGCTTTTGTGGGGATTTCGGGGTCAGGTAAGACGACCTTGGCCAAGATGATGGTTAATTTTTACAATCCAAGTCAAGGAGAGATTAGTCTGGGTGGTGTCAATCTCAATCAGATTGATAAAAAGGCTTTGCGCCAGTATATCAACTACCTGCCTCAACAGCCCTATGTCTTTAACGGAACGATTTTGGAGAATCTTCTTTTGGGAGCTAAGGAGGGGACGACACAGGAGGATATCTTACGAGCGGTCGAGTTGGCAGAGATTCGGGAGGATATCGAGCGGATGCCACTGAATTACCAGACAGAATTGACTTCGGATGGGGCGGGAATTTCAGGTGGGCAACGTCAGCGAATCGCTCTGGCGCGTGCTCTCTTGACAGATGCGCCTGTCTTGATTTTGGATGAAGCGACCAGCAGTTTGGATATTTTGACAGAGAAGCGAATTGTCGATAATCTCATGGCTTTAGATAAGACCTTGATTTTCATTGCTCACCGCTTGACCATTGCTGAGCGGACAGAGAAGGTTGTTGTCTTGGATCAGGGTAAGATTGTTGAAGAAGGAAAGCATGCTGATTTGCTTGCACAGGGTGGTTTTTACGCCCATTTGGTGAATAGCTAG
- a CDS encoding class IIb bacteriocin, lactobin A/cerein 7B family: MNLEQFYQLSDDELVGTKGGFGLAEAVGIAGVLNAAVQIFNAGYKFGSDLARRGR, translated from the coding sequence ATGAACTTAGAACAATTTTATCAATTATCTGACGATGAATTAGTGGGAACAAAAGGTGGTTTTGGTCTTGCGGAAGCAGTTGGGATTGCAGGGGTACTGAATGCTGCTGTACAAATTTTTAATGCTGGTTACAAATTCGGTTCAGATTTGGCTCGTCGTGGGCGTTAG
- a CDS encoding smi_0059.1 family bacteriocin-like peptide — MKEHYYGFVELTSEELTDIQGGENWTKTLVDWYIGFRRGFGF, encoded by the coding sequence ATGAAAGAACATTATTATGGATTTGTTGAGCTAACTTCGGAAGAATTGACCGATATTCAAGGTGGAGAAAATTGGACAAAGACCCTTGTAGATTGGTACATTGGATTTCGTAGAGGTTTTGGTTTTTAG
- a CDS encoding acyl carrier protein encodes MTEKEIFDRIVTIIQERQGEDFVVTESLSLKDDLDADSVDLMEFILTLEDEFNIEISDEEIDQLQSVGDVVEVVKSKE; translated from the coding sequence ATGACAGAAAAAGAAATTTTTGACCGTATTGTGACCATTATCCAAGAGCGACAGGGAGAGGACTTTGTCGTGACAGAATCCTTGAGTCTGAAAGATGATCTGGATGCGGACTCAGTTGACTTGATGGAGTTTATCTTGACACTGGAAGATGAATTTAATATCGAAATCAGCGATGAGGAAATTGACCAACTCCAAAGTGTAGGAGATGTGGTAGAAGTCGTCAAAAGTAAAGAATAG
- a CDS encoding pyridoxal phosphate-dependent aminotransferase, whose amino-acid sequence MDLTKRFNKQLDKIQVSLIRQFDQAISEIPGVLRLTLGEPDFTTPDHVKEAAKRAIDQNQSYYTGMSGLLTLRQAASDFVKEKYQLDYAPENEILVTIGATEALSATLTAILEEGDKVLLPAPAYPGYEPIVNLVGAEIVEIDTTENGFVLTPEMLEKAILEQGDKLKAVILNYPANPTGITYSREQLEALADVLCKYEIFVVCDEVYSELTYTGQAHVSLGTMLRDQAIIINGLSKSHAMTGWRLGLIFAPAVFTAQLIKSHQYLVTAANTMAQYAAVEALTAGKNDAEPMKKEYIQRRDYIIEKMTALGFEIIKPDGAFYIFAKIPAGYNQDSFAFLKDFAQKKAVAFIPGAAFGRYGEGYVRLSYAASMETIKEAMKRLEEYMREA is encoded by the coding sequence ATGGACTTAACTAAGCGCTTTAATAAACAGTTAGATAAGATTCAAGTTTCGTTGATTCGTCAGTTTGACCAGGCTATTTCGGAGATTCCTGGGGTCTTGCGTTTGACCTTGGGGGAACCTGATTTTACAACGCCAGATCATGTCAAGGAGGCGGCCAAGCGAGCGATTGATCAGAACCAATCCTACTATACAGGGATGAGTGGCCTGCTGACTCTACGTCAGGCAGCCAGTGACTTTGTTAAGGAAAAGTACCAACTGGACTATGCTCCTGAAAATGAAATCTTGGTTACAATTGGGGCGACAGAGGCATTATCTGCTACTTTGACGGCTATTTTGGAAGAGGGAGACAAGGTGCTCTTGCCAGCTCCTGCTTATCCAGGTTATGAACCGATTGTCAATCTAGTTGGGGCAGAGATTGTCGAGATTGACACGACTGAAAATGGTTTTGTCTTGACTCCTGAAATGTTGGAAAAGGCCATTTTGGAGCAAGGCGACAAGCTCAAGGCTGTCATTCTCAACTATCCGGCTAATCCGACAGGAATTACCTATAGTCGGGAGCAGTTGGAAGCCTTGGCAGACGTTTTATGCAAGTATGAGATTTTTGTTGTCTGTGATGAGGTTTACTCGGAATTGACCTATACAGGGCAAGCCCATGTATCTCTGGGAACGATGCTGAGAGACCAGGCTATTATTATTAATGGCTTGTCTAAATCGCATGCTATGACGGGTTGGCGTTTGGGTCTGATTTTTGCTCCTGCGGTCTTCACAGCCCAGTTAATCAAGAGTCATCAGTACTTGGTCACTGCCGCAAATACCATGGCGCAATATGCTGCGGTGGAAGCCTTGACGGCTGGTAAAAACGATGCGGAACCTATGAAGAAGGAATACATCCAGCGTCGGGACTATATTATCGAGAAAATGACTGCTCTTGGTTTTGAGATTATCAAACCAGATGGTGCCTTCTATATCTTTGCTAAGATTCCAGCGGGTTACAATCAAGATTCCTTTGCTTTTCTGAAGGATTTTGCTCAGAAGAAGGCTGTTGCCTTTATCCCTGGTGCTGCTTTTGGGCGCTACGGAGAAGGATATGTTCGCCTATCTTATGCGGCTAGCATGGAGACTATCAAAGAAGCCATGAAACGACTTGAGGAGTACATGAGAGAAGCATGA
- the comB gene encoding competence pheromone export protein ComB, which translates to MKPEFLESAEFYNRRYHNFSSRVIVPMSLLLVFLLGFATLAEKEMSLSTRATVEPSRILANIQSTSNNRILVNHLEENKLVKKGELLVQYKEGAEGVQVEAYASQLDMLKDQKKQLEYLQKSLQEGENHFPEEDKFGYQATFRDYISQAGSLRASTSQQNETIASQNAAASQTQVEIGNLISQTEAKIRDYQTAKSAIETGASLASQNLAYSLYQSYKSQGEENPQAKSQAVAQVEAQLSQLESSLATYRVQYAGSGTQQAYASGLSSQLESLKSQHLAKVGQELTLLDQKILEVESGKKVQGNLLDKGKITASEDGVLHLNPETSDSTMVAEGALLAQLYPSLEKEGKAKLTAYLSSKDVARIKVGDSVRYTTTHDAKNQIFLDSTITSIDATATKTETGNFFKIEAETNLTSEQATKLRYGVEGRLQMITGKKSYLRYYLDQFLNKE; encoded by the coding sequence ATGAAACCAGAATTTTTAGAAAGTGCGGAGTTTTATAATCGTCGTTACCATAATTTTTCCAGTCGGGTGATTGTACCCATGTCCCTTCTGCTCGTGTTTTTGCTTGGCTTTGCAACTTTGGCAGAGAAGGAGATGAGTTTGTCTACTAGAGCTACTGTTGAGCCTAGTCGTATCCTTGCAAATATCCAGTCAACTAGCAACAATCGCATTCTTGTCAATCATTTGGAAGAAAATAAGCTGGTCAAGAAGGGGGAACTTCTGGTTCAATATAAGGAAGGGGCAGAAGGTGTTCAAGTAGAGGCTTATGCCAGTCAGTTGGACATGCTTAAGGATCAAAAAAAGCAATTGGAGTATTTGCAAAAAAGTCTGCAAGAAGGGGAGAACCACTTTCCAGAGGAGGATAAATTTGGCTACCAAGCCACCTTTCGCGACTACATCAGCCAAGCAGGTAGTCTTAGGGCTAGTACATCGCAACAAAACGAGACCATCGCGTCCCAGAATGCAGCAGCTAGCCAAACCCAAGTCGAAATCGGCAACCTCATCAGCCAAACAGAGGCTAAAATTCGCGATTACCAGACAGCTAAGTCAGCTATTGAAACAGGTGCTTCCTTGGCCAGTCAGAATCTAGCCTACTCTCTCTACCAGTCCTACAAGTCTCAGGGCGAGGAAAATCCGCAAGCTAAATCCCAGGCTGTTGCGCAGGTTGAAGCACAGCTTTCTCAGTTAGAATCTAGTCTCGCTACTTACCGTGTCCAGTATGCAGGTTCAGGTACCCAGCAAGCCTATGCGTCAGGTTTAAGTAGTCAATTGGAGTCTCTCAAATCCCAACACTTGGCAAAGGTTGGTCAGGAATTGACCCTTCTAGACCAGAAAATCTTGGAGGTGGAGTCAGGTAAGAAGGTACAGGGAAATCTTTTAGACAAGGGGAAAATTACGGCGAGTGAGGATGGGGTGCTTCATCTTAATCCTGAGACCAGTGATTCTACCATGGTAGCAGAAGGTGCCCTACTAGCCCAACTCTATCCGTCCTTGGAAAAAGAAGGGAAAGCCAAACTAACAGCCTATCTTAGTTCAAAGGATGTAGCAAGGATCAAGGTCGGTGATTCTGTTCGCTATACGACGACTCATGATGCCAAGAATCAAATTTTCCTAGATTCTACTATTACCAGTATTGATGCGACAGCTACTAAGACTGAAACTGGGAATTTCTTTAAAATTGAGGCGGAGACTAATCTAACTTCTGAGCAGGCTACAAAACTTCGGTACGGGGTGGAAGGTCGCCTACAGATGATTACGGGCAAGAAAAGTTACCTGCGTTATTATTTGGATCAATTTTTGAACAAAGAGTAA
- the purC gene encoding phosphoribosylaminoimidazolesuccinocarboxamide synthase, protein MSKQLIYSGKAKDIYTTEDENLIISTYKDQATAFNGVKKEQIAGKGVLNNQISSFIFEKLNAAGVATHFVEKLSDTEQLNKKVKIIPLEVVLRNYTAGSFSKRFGVDEGIAFEIPIVEFYYKNDDLDDPFINDEHVKFLQIADDQQIAYLKEETRRINELLKGWFAEIGLKLIDFKLEFGFGKDGKIILADEFSPDNCRLWDADGNHMDKDVFRRGLGELTDVYEIVWEKLQELK, encoded by the coding sequence ATGTCAAAACAATTGATCTATTCGGGAAAAGCTAAAGATATCTATACAACTGAGGATGAAAATCTTATTATTTCAACTTACAAGGACCAGGCGACTGCTTTCAATGGTGTCAAGAAGGAGCAGATTGCAGGTAAGGGAGTGTTGAATAATCAGATTTCATCTTTTATTTTTGAGAAATTAAATGCGGCTGGTGTGGCGACTCACTTTGTGGAGAAACTTTCGGACACGGAACAACTCAATAAAAAGGTTAAGATTATTCCTTTGGAAGTCGTGCTTCGCAACTACACGGCTGGTTCCTTTTCAAAACGTTTTGGCGTAGACGAAGGTATCGCATTTGAGATTCCGATTGTCGAATTTTACTATAAAAATGATGATTTGGATGACCCCTTTATCAATGACGAACATGTGAAATTCCTACAGATTGCGGATGACCAGCAAATCGCCTACTTGAAGGAAGAAACTCGTCGAATCAATGAACTTTTGAAAGGTTGGTTTGCTGAAATTGGGCTTAAGTTGATTGACTTTAAGCTAGAGTTCGGTTTTGGAAAGGATGGCAAGATTATCTTGGCAGATGAATTTTCACCAGATAACTGCCGTTTGTGGGATGCGGATGGCAACCACATGGATAAGGATGTTTTCCGTAGAGGTCTGGGCGAATTAACAGATGTTTACGAGATTGTTTGGGAAAAGTTGCAGGAATTGAAATAA
- the recO gene encoding DNA repair protein RecO, with protein MIQSITSQGLVLYNRNFREDDKLVKIFTEQAGKRMFFVKHAGQSKLAPVIQPLVLARFLLRINDDGLSYIEDYHEVMIFPKINSDLFVMAYATYVAALADASLQDNQQDAPLFAFLQKTLELMEAGLDYQVLTNIFEIQILTRFGISLNFNECVFCHRVGQAFDFSFKYGACLCPEHYHEDERRCHLNPNIPYLLNQFQAIDFETLETISLKPEIKQELRQFMDQLYEEYVGIHLKSKKFIDSLADWGQLLKEEKK; from the coding sequence ATGATTCAGTCTATCACGAGTCAAGGCTTGGTGCTCTACAATCGCAATTTTCGTGAGGATGACAAGCTAGTCAAGATTTTTACAGAGCAGGCTGGGAAACGCATGTTTTTTGTCAAACACGCTGGTCAGTCTAAGCTGGCTCCGGTTATTCAGCCCTTGGTGCTGGCTCGATTTCTCCTGCGAATCAATGATGATGGGCTCAGCTACATCGAGGACTATCATGAGGTGATGATTTTTCCCAAGATTAATAGCGATCTCTTTGTCATGGCCTATGCGACCTATGTGGCAGCTCTTGCAGATGCTAGTTTGCAGGACAATCAGCAGGATGCTCCCTTGTTTGCTTTTTTACAAAAGACTTTGGAGTTGATGGAAGCAGGCTTGGATTATCAGGTTTTGACCAATATTTTTGAAATTCAAATCTTGACTCGATTTGGAATCAGTCTCAATTTTAATGAGTGTGTCTTCTGCCATCGGGTCGGTCAGGCTTTTGATTTTTCTTTCAAATATGGAGCCTGCCTCTGTCCAGAGCATTATCATGAGGATGAGAGACGTTGCCATCTCAATCCCAATATTCCTTATCTGCTCAATCAGTTTCAAGCCATTGATTTTGAGACCTTGGAGACCATTTCGCTCAAGCCTGAAATTAAGCAAGAACTACGCCAGTTTATGGATCAACTCTATGAAGAGTACGTTGGGATTCACCTAAAATCAAAGAAATTTATTGATTCCCTAGCAGACTGGGGACAATTACTAAAAGAGGAAAAGAAATGA
- a CDS encoding YeiH family protein produces the protein MSFLSKNGAGILACLLISLLAWYLGGFFPVIGAPVFAIFIGMLLHPFIASHKQLEAGLTFSSKKLLQYAVILLGFGLNISQVFAVGQSSLPVILSTISIALIVAYLFQRFFALDTKLATLIGVGSSICGGSAIAATAPVIHAKEKEVAQAISVIFFFNVLAALIFPTLGTWLHLSNEGFALFAGTAVNDTSSVTAAASAWDSLYQSNTLESATIVKLTRTLAIIPITLFLSYWQSRQQENKQSLQLKKVFPLFILYFILASLLTTLLTSLGVSSSFFTPLKQLSKFLIVMAMSAIGLKTNLVAMVKSSGKSILLGAICWIAIILTSLGMQILIGIF, from the coding sequence ATGTCATTTCTATCAAAAAATGGAGCAGGCATCTTGGCCTGCCTTCTGATTTCACTACTTGCTTGGTATCTAGGCGGATTCTTCCCTGTGATTGGCGCACCCGTCTTTGCCATTTTCATAGGCATGCTCCTACATCCCTTTATCGCGTCTCATAAACAACTGGAGGCTGGATTGACCTTTAGTTCCAAGAAATTGCTCCAGTATGCCGTTATCTTGCTTGGTTTTGGTCTCAATATCTCGCAAGTCTTCGCAGTTGGGCAATCTTCACTCCCTGTCATCCTTTCCACCATTTCAATAGCCTTGATTGTTGCCTACCTCTTCCAGCGCTTCTTTGCACTGGATACAAAACTGGCTACCTTGATTGGAGTAGGTTCTTCTATCTGTGGGGGTTCTGCCATTGCAGCGACAGCGCCCGTTATCCATGCCAAGGAAAAGGAAGTAGCCCAAGCCATTTCCGTTATCTTTTTCTTCAATGTCTTGGCTGCGCTCATCTTTCCAACCCTCGGCACCTGGCTTCATCTATCCAATGAAGGCTTCGCCCTCTTTGCAGGGACTGCGGTCAACGACACTTCCTCTGTAACGGCTGCCGCCAGCGCTTGGGACAGTCTTTACCAAAGCAATACCCTCGAGTCTGCAACCATTGTTAAACTCACACGTACTTTGGCCATTATCCCTATCACGCTCTTTCTATCCTACTGGCAAAGTCGCCAACAAGAAAACAAGCAAAGCCTACAACTGAAAAAAGTCTTCCCACTTTTTATCCTTTACTTTATCCTTGCCTCTCTCCTCACTACACTACTCACCTCTCTAGGTGTGTCCAGTAGTTTCTTTACCCCTCTCAAACAACTCTCTAAATTCCTTATTGTCATGGCCATGAGTGCTATCGGTCTCAAAACCAATCTGGTCGCTATGGTCAAATCCAGTGGAAAATCCATTCTTCTCGGAGCCATCTGCTGGATAGCCATCATCCTCACTAGTCTTGGTATGCAGATCCTTATCGGCATTTTCTAA
- a CDS encoding SPPN_00645 family bacteriocin-like peptide, translated as MNMIKIEEKFTSLTEKDLATVEGGRVSWRGNINIDVHKVIDSTGRFFGGIYNAGRAFGRNVYNAFY; from the coding sequence ATGAATATGATAAAAATTGAAGAAAAATTTACAAGTCTCACAGAAAAAGATTTAGCAACAGTAGAGGGCGGTCGAGTTTCATGGAGAGGTAATATTAACATAGATGTTCATAAAGTGATTGATAGTACGGGAAGATTTTTCGGTGGTATCTATAATGCTGGTAGAGCATTTGGTCGAAATGTTTACAATGCATTTTATTAA